One part of the Huiozyma naganishii CBS 8797 chromosome 13, complete genome genome encodes these proteins:
- the URB1 gene encoding Urb1p (similar to Saccharomyces cerevisiae URB1 (YKL014C); ancestral locus Anc_2.653) — protein sequence MTDKNAVASDREKRKDKYSQQSLDTSVFERLEVIVTKLQDTDNYKPLIEFCQKGFLSQIVQAWSYYAQVNNHAMFSKSTITLMKTLRTLEGNPGTVAHGGNLIKLILTDYSKVLYRGLNNCRGQITNPILYLMKSMILYEDSKYVEDFLAFFDFSLPVLPRILTPSKSELEKKESKHKPLRLSFIEFWITLVKKTPSLLRKDLLSDNYKIMGAWFKYMDKVDSTEIMISTISMFIESILQEKILKRTSKIKILNELALTKIHTFYYSGDKNLVTKVNDFFVAYGFDSESSVTFPDYCVWFDESPIAGMNTSVPIMVNQREFKIYNKVLFNALRLFKPWEDDLQSSTVVKFLKHTPELVAPYCAYLTSLGSHSPRITSYWFGMTLLLGRIINLPIPSFMENAETDMTPSPMLVLESIIPSSLSKASLTKALQSDSILIKQMACQLLVFTFKKLELVLDLYERKGWSSAKSTINNPFLTNIPDLQTIITTLNQVYTTNKSNKVIALSLTLTMEYYGRCFPNFFSVTLPSSNIYVDIMEESSFSGIDLAILDSFLQYQEYNNTQTKWWNSLDGRNSLFTSLLKLASSSNTNTVVSNKISKLFDGLLHGSVIFKNDLLASPIMTLISSLQCVSKESNQEPASLNPIWNLLDQSIARCIKTPYKYVTLAESYGNISPFIMALMEQWKFVEKSNTIRYTLAAKWLCIYLRSLGISGEAPSCLKDVAGNCLDDIPFDLLDRYLDFSSNETNLKTLNEEKFLMSQNVEMSFFYYITLLPYSEMKTVSRLPINDLDVAGGIFRILSITNDDQIKSNKDFQGVILALFEQIARYVLTNVSYKLITPQIYKRFFCMISTASNKDTEGKIIFATQQLLLIFRESINYEKTELESFLLEWLANTPAKMLDDTYLDFLGLVVEFLTPQRALNLLEKGLPFSAKLIGVLLSRVANDKELLVDFAFVQEYLSFGDSGSTSITLSLITNGQVANFSQAVFLSKILSDANYLPVLEAYLDSKYFSFVHVNDYLKKITNDEILITVASGISEKKEIDSSVGKFIQTVLDDCLNKYRELKEKDFQRFLSLLIVNTDVLLADQLENVLKYAITEYNHKFCANVIELVAKVGNFETDCTIKWLNKMALYVTKIFSERAQLSDALSKVLCAFERLICTIDVWDVVNHNIINSQLEVIFGSHWINDERVMKYALLLTLKGNKSRTHCEKMIQLMLNNEAALINKNCSGRYLTYLIVVCLATLFRMDPHACSTSIIQSKILSYYSGTISASDKILFQILEAIESENSVSWTNMVYTWDVLGNGDETLDFNEDVKLLTQEKEGFILTLREDYIENSIRNYVIDRRKPPRLAEANTNIEIWDKYSAFFDNSEVTLKTTNNKPVYDPLFLMLIIPHNKELVNYSKGEDNEITHSLNVKNLVQAKLLHVIICSLGDKDAQTVKVALIMLSEALKSLDANLQFKDGNIFRILLKKILFTHDQMESNKDVYQHKVTPLMWFFVTAVTELLTQPADPLYEKAFRWILSGPLVRPNDIPLFQELISPKHSDADYEVYYRQLSWLLETFESSIKCEDDLNLLKSKGFVDWLLNLLQVPYLNARLVSLINQIIYRCQRIENGGPTLITRFGGISNLEMSFISDKDRLSQAESRLVKNDKNPRNQKFKCILEEKLLNTKELLAGYTEIVNSRKRLRDWTENDSSNIAKRFCGSSIQ from the coding sequence ATGACTGATAAAAATGCGGTCGCATCGGACCGTGAAAAACGGAAGGACAAGTACTCGCAGCAGTCATTGGATACAAGTGTCTTCGAGAGGCTAGAAGTCATTGTTACGAAGCTGCAGGATACGGATAACTATAAACCTCTTATAGAGTTTTGCCAAAAGGGGTTTCTGAGCCAGATCGTTCAAGCATGGTCATACTATGCGCAGGTCAATAACCATGCAATGTTTAGTAAATCTACGATCACATTAATGAAGACACTACGGACTTTGGAAGGTAACCCAGGTACTGTCGCGCATGGTGGGAATTTGATCAAACTAATTTTGACAGATTATTCAAAGGTGCTATACCGAGGGTTGAACAATTGTCGAGGTCAGATAACGAATCCGATACTGTACCTTATGAAGAGTATGATTTTGTATGAGGATTCTAAGTATGTGGAAGATTTTCTGGctttctttgatttttcGCTGCCTGTTTTACCAAGGATTCTGACACCTTCTAAAAGTGAActggaaaagaaagaaagtAAGCATAAACCGTTACGGTTATCATTCATAGAATTTTGGATTACCTTGGTTAAAAAGACCCCATCTCTCCTTCGTAAGGACCTACTCTCGGACAACTATAAGATAATGGGTGCCTGGTTCAAGTACATGGACAAAGTCGATTCTACGGAAATTATGATAAGCACCATCTCCATGTTCATTGAAAGTATTTTGCAAgagaaaattttgaaaagaacgTCGAAGATAAAGATCTTGAATGAGCTTGCATTGACTAAAATCCACACATTTTACTACTCAGGTGATAAGAATTTGGTGACCAAAGTTAacgatttttttgttgcttACGGTTTTGACAGCGAGTCCTCTGTCACTTTCCCAGATTATTGTGTGTGGTTTGACGAGTCTCCAATAGCTGGTATGAATACATCCGTACCTATTATGGTCAATCAAAGAGAATTTAAGATATACAACAAAGTTCTATTCAATGCATTGAGACTGTTCAAACCGTGGGAAGATGACTTACAGTCATCGACTGTggtcaaatttttgaaacatACTCCCGAATTAGTCGCGCCATATTGTGCATACCTAACCTCACTTGGATCTCACTCACCAAGAATCACCTCGTATTGGTTTGGTATGACTTTATTGCTGGGGAGAATTATTAATCTGCCAATTCCATCATTCATGGAAAATGCTGAAACGGATATGACCCCATCTCCTATGCTAGTTCTCGAAAGTATAATACCTTCATCATTGTCCAAGGCGTCTTTGACGAAGGCTTTACAAAGCGATTCAATTTTGATTAAACAGATGGCATGCCAGCTGCTCGTTTTTACGTTCAAAAAACTCGAACTCGTGCTCGATCTTTATGAAAGAAAAGGCTGGAGCTCTGCTAAATCAACGATCAATAATCCATTCCTTACCAACATTCCGGATCTACAGACAATCATCACAACGTTGAACCAAGTGTATACCACCAACAAGAGTAACAAAGTCATTGCTCTTTCATTGACTTTGACTATGGAATACTATGGTCGGTGTTTCCCAAACTTCTTCTCGGTGACATTGCCTTCCTCTAACATATATGTGGACATCATGGAAGAAAGCTCGTTCTCAGGCATTGACTTGGCTATACTGGATAGTTTCTTGCAGTACCAGGAGTACAATAATACTCAAACGAAGTGGTGGAATTCGCTTGACGGCAGAAACTCACTTTTCACATCTCTATTGAAACTGGCATCGTCTAGCAACACAAACACGGTGGTGTCCAAtaaaatttccaaattgtTCGATGGATTATTGCACGGGTCCGTTATATTTAAAAATGATTTGTTGGCTTCTCCAATAATGACACTGATATCCAGTCTACAGTGTGTCTCTAAAGAGTCAAACCAAGAGCCAGCCTCGTTGAATCCAATCTGGAACTTACTTGATCAGTCGATCGCGCGTTGCATAAAAACTCCTTACAAGTATGTCACGTTGGCAGAATCATATGGAAACATATCACCTTTCATAATGGCACTGATGGAACAATGGAAGTTTGTTGAAAAGAGTAACACAATCCGTTATACTTTGGCGGCAAAGTGGCTGTGCATTTATTTGAGATCTTTGGGTATTTCTGGCGAGGCACCTAGTTGTCTAAAAGATGTTGCTGGTAACTGCCTAGATGATATACCCTTCGATCTCCTTGATAGATATTTGGACTTCTCATCCAACGAaacaaatttgaaaacGTTGAATGAAGAGAAATTTTTGATGTCACAAAATGTTGAAATGTCCTTTTTCTATTATATTACACTTCTGCCTTATAGCGAAATGAAGACAGTTTCAAGGCTACCAATTAATGACTTGGACGTGGCAGGTGGCATATTCAGGATTCTCTCAATCACAAACGATGATCAAATCAAGAGCAATAAAGATTTCCAAGGAGTGATACTtgccctctttgaacaaattgcaAGATATGTTTTAACCAATGTCTCCTACAAACTGATAACACCTCAGATATACAAACGATTCTTTTGCATGATATCAACAGCATCAAATAAAGATACCGAAGGAAAGATCATCTTCGCTACCCAACAGTTACTTCTTATTTTCAGAGAATCAATCAATTATGAAAAAACAGAGTTGGAAAGCTTCTTGCTTGAATGGCTTGCCAATACACCTGCAAAGATGTTGGATGATACCTACCTCGATTTCTTGGGTCTAGTTGTTGAGTTTTTAACTCCACAACGTGCACTAAATCTGTTAGAAAAGGGCTTACCTTTTTCTGCCAAACTTATTGGGGTTTTACTTTCGAGAGTGGCCAATGACAAAGAGCTCCTTGTGGATTTTGCATTTGTTCAGGAATACCTGTCTTTTGGTGATTCTGGTTCTACCTCCATTACTTTAAGCTTGATTACGAATGGCCAAGTTGCAAACTTCAGCCAGGCTGTGTTTCTATCCAAAATATTGAGCGACGCTAATTACCTTCCCGTCTTAGAGGCCTACCTGGACTCCAAATATTTCAGCTTTGTTCACGTCAATGACTACCTTAAAAAAATCACCAATGATGAGATCTTAATTACTGTTGCCAGCGGTATTTCcgagaagaaggagattgATTCAAGTGTTGGAAAATTCATACAAACTGTATTAGATGATTGTTTGAACAAATACAGAGAGctaaaagagaaagattTTCAGCGGTTTCTATCTTTGCTTATTGTTAATACAGATGTACTTTTGGCTGATCAGCTCGAAAATGTTCTGAAATATGCGATTACAGAGTACAATCACAAATTTTGTGCCAACGTTATTGAATTAGTTGCAAAAGTGGGGAACTTTGAGACGGATTGTACCATCAAATGGTTGAATAAAATGGCCCTATACGTCACCAAAATATTTTCCGAGAGAGCTCAACTATCTGATGCTCTTTCCAAGGTATTATGCGCATTTGAGCGGCTAATTTGTACAATCGACGTCTGGGATGTCGTAAATCACAATATTATAAATTCTCAATTGGAGGTTATTTTTGGGAGTCACTGGATCAATGACGAAAGGGTAATGAAGTATGCATTGCTATTAACattgaaggggaacaagAGTAGAACTCACTGCGAAAAGATGATTCAGTTGATGCTAAACAACGAAGCTGCTCTAATCAACAAGAACTGTTCTGGTCGTTACTTGACGTACCTAATAGTAGTATGCTTGGCCACCTTATTTCGCATGGATCCTCATGCTTGTTCCACGAGCATCATACAGTCAAAAATACTTTCGTACTACTCGGGAACAATATCAGCGAGTGATAAAATCCTCTTCCAAATTCTGGAAGCTATTGAGTCCGAAAactctgtttcttggacGAACATGGTTTACACCTGGGACGTGCTAGGAAACGGGGACGAAACGTTAGATTTTAATGAAGATGTGAAGCTTTTGACGCAGGAAAAAGAGGGTTTCATATTGACATTGAGGGAGGACTATATCGAGAATTCTATTCGGAATTATGTTATCGATCGCCGTAAGCCTCCGAGACTTGCAGAAGCTAATAcaaatattgaaatttGGGACAAATACTCCGCGTTCTTTGACAATTCTGAGGTTACTCTGAAAACAACGAATAATAAACCTGTCTACGATCCATTATTTCTGATGTTGATAATCCCGCACAATAAGGAGTTAGTCAATTATTCTAAGGGCGAAGATAATGAAATCACACATTCTCTTAATGTGAAAAACCTGGTCCAAGCGAAATTGCTTCACGTAATaatttgttctttgggTGACAAGGATGCTCAAACTGTAAAAGTTGCATTGATCATGCTATCCGAGGCATTGAAATCCTTGGATGCGAATCTTCAGTTCAAAGACGGGAACATCTTCAGAAtactgttgaaaaaaattctgTTTACCCACGATCAAATGGAGTCGAATAAGGATGTTTATCAGCACAAAGTCACACCCTTAATGTGGTTTTTTGTCACTGCAGTGACTGAGTTATTGACTCAGCCAGCTGATCCACTATACGAAAAGGCGTTCCGTTGGATTCTGAGCGGTCCCCTGGTGAGACCTAATGACATTCCTCTGTTCCAAGAATTAATATCCCCTAAGCACTCAGATGCCGACTACGAAGTTTATTACAGGCAATTGTCTTGGTTGTTAGAGACCTTCGAATCGAGCATAAAATGCGAGGATGACCtgaacttgttgaaaagtAAAGGTTTCGTTGACTGGTTACTTAACTTGTTGCAAGTACCGTACCTGAATGCAAGGTTAGTCTCTCTCATCAATCAGATCATATATAGATGCCAACGGATCGAGAATGGTGGTCCAACCTTGATAACGAGATTTGGCGGTATCTCTAATTTGGAAATGAGCTTTATTTCCGACAAGGATCGGCTGTCCCAAGCAGAGTCCCGTCTGGTCAAGAATGATAAGAACCCAAGAAACCAGAAATTTAAGTGCATCCTAGAAGAAAAGCTGTTGAACACGAAAGAACTTTTGGCAGGTTATACAGAAATTGTCAATTCTCGAAAGAGATTGAGAGATTGGACGGAAAACGACTCTAGTAATATTGCCAAGAGGTTCTGTGGCTCCTCCATTCAATAA
- the DAL81 gene encoding Dal81p (similar to Saccharomyces cerevisiae DAL81 (YIR023W); ancestral locus Anc_2.651), producing MSKDLSNQWGEGSGSHSAGDELQGAQQQQAAAGAVGYTGEPTDKEANPNNELLNFADNYSALIQNLAREHNPDNTGGDSVEKSTAGNTNMRENLDMLLQHYQQMVDKSAPEDSDPRTTGNEEIRSSSEPTACLNCVENGTKCVFVPDLGVCLECETKRLSCSLSNGKLPLGKRERPNTNDSKPQRTQSQQKRKKGNPSGGDNSDDQGKNQQYSNFLQTLYNSMSPGQTNRGFEKGSPTNETPTMAVPPQNERYTPAIQSQQDNNQSQRNPLPQQMTQYPRSSFYVGATSFYDANILNHAKLNTMDQIQIAKSMSLRKVAPNVTFLLRDDFDESMYISQEQEVDAVERLVYPHGRILIEIFFQLIHPYFPILHERVFLEKYNRSYRELTAPLLACIYSLALQWWDFHPKLIGFTKPLIVEKLNDIAFKTFFNRISRPKLSMVQTGLLLLQCRSESPDNWVLCSNLVALSEELGLGVDCQKWKLPKWEKDLRKRLAWAVWAQDKWTAMVEGRHSHLILGRNWMVNVLKRDDFPTKSPTIELASSLQPSNSMTSGLSMFDMNQTAEDYKNGTLMFQQMVALSIIVGEIMDTFYTQGAIHVNTSIEQVLKLAKPLQLKLREWYHSLPQQLSMGKFSPKKFNANATLTLSYFAAEITLHRKIISTLDASTPRELVQVCRTAAKTRLVAAIEFVRDLKSEHVNSFWYPNSTGNFMLIGTFATLLYVTSGNKDEALVFRDLLRNYIWILKVGYKSFEKLRNALENMHMLLAQIPGLLTDELPQDFVPPKSRSQMFRAQQQMLNSYPSASPAITDQGSASPLTGQPRSNVATDVLQSMSNLQSNSPLNSLPDRSPHQNVSGPINQMSPHSATKTPTQGNLNVTPGDAVNGPTYTVDREEDTRSVTSAQATPYLHYSPNQRSQISSSNNTPRNESTNNFDFRDKSGTTMTPRNVAGKSPLVKSTTNTERPDGSEKDEIYPQDGDFDANTNN from the coding sequence ATGAGTAAAGATTTGAGCAACCAATGGGGTGAGGGATCCGGATCGCATTCTGCGGGCGATGAGCTCCAGGGagcacagcagcagcaggcgGCTGCGGGAGCTGTAGGGTACACTGGGGAACCCACCGATAAAGAGGCAAATCCTAACAATGAACTATTGAATTTTGCTGACAACTATAGTGCTTTGATCCAGAACCTTGCAAGGGAGCACAACCCGGATAACACTGGAGGTGACTCTGTGGAGAAGTCCACTGCGGGGAACACCAATATGAGAGAGAATCTGGATATGCTGTTGCAACACTACCAACAGATGGTAGACAAGTCTGCCCCCGAGGACAGTGACCCGCGTACAACAGGTAATGAGGAGATTCGGTCTAGCAGTGAGCCTACTGCGTGCCTGAATTGTGTGGAAAACGGTACGAAGTGCGTGTTTGTTCCTGATTTGGGTGTATGTCTTGAATGTGAGACTAAAAGATTATCCTGTTCCCTCAGTAATGGAAAACTGCCGCTAGGGAAAAGGGAGAGACCAAATACCAACGACTCTAAACCACAAAGAACACAATCACAACAGAAACGTAAGAAGGGGAACCCATCTGGAGGCGACAACAGCGACGATCAGGGAAAAAACCAACAGTACTCGAATTTCTTGCAAACGTTGTACAACTCGATGTCGCCAGGTCAAACCAACAGAGGGTTCGAAAAAGGCTCGCCGACGAACGAAACACCTACAATGGCAGTGCCACCGCAAAACGAAAGGTACACGCCTGCAATACAATCACAACAAGATAACAACCAGTCACAACGAAATCCTTTGCCCCAACAAATGACGCAATATCCAAGATCGTCCTTTTACGTTGGAGCGACCTCCTTTTACGATGCAAATATATTGAACCACGCAAAGTTAAACACGATGGACCAGATACAAATAGCAAAATCAATGTCTTTGCGGAAAGTTGCACCGAACGTGACGTTCTTGCTGAGGGACGATTTTGATGAAAGCATGTACATATCACAGGAACAAGAGGTGGACGCGGTGGAGAGACTGGTTTATCCACATGGTAGAATCCTTATAGAAATATTCTTCCAACTGATTCATCCTTACTTCCCAATACTGCACGAGAGGGTGTTTCTAGAAAAATATAACAGATCGTATCGGGAACTGACAGCACCACTTCTGGCATGCATATATTCCCTTGCTTTACAATGGTGGGATTTTCACCCAAAACTAATTGGCTTTACGAAACCCTTGATTGTTGAGAAGCTGAACGATATTGCCTTCAAGACattcttcaacagaatAAGCAGACCAAAATTAAGTATGGTGCAGACAGGATTGCTTTTACTTCAATGCAGGAGCGAGAGCCCAGATAACTGGGTACTATGCTCGAATCTGGTAGCACTGTCCGAGGAATTGGGCCTCGGGGTAGATTGTCAGAAATGGAAGTTGCCAAAATGGGAGAAAGATCTGAGGAAAAGATTAGCATGGGCTGTGTGGGCACAAGACAAATGGACCGCCATGGTAGAGGGCAGGCATTCCCACCTGATACTTGGTAGAAACTGGATGGTTAATGTATTGAAGCGAGATGACTTCCCAACGAAATCACCCACTATTGAGCTTGCTTCCAGCCTGCAACCATCAAACTCGATGACTTCGGGTCTCTCAATGTTCGATATGAATCAAACAGCAGAAGACTACAAGAACGGCACCTTAATGTTTCAACAAATGGTTGCCCTGAGCATCATCGTGGGGGAAATAATGGACACATTCTATACCCAGGGGGCAATCCACGTCAACACAAGTATTGAGCAGGTCCTGAAACTGGCAAAGCCACTCCAACTCAAATTGAGAGAATGGTACCATTCATTGCCGCAGCAACTTTCGATGGGTAAGTTCTCGCCCAAAAAATTCAATGCAAATGCTACTTTGACGCTCTCGTATTTTGCTGCCGAGATTACTCTACACCGGAAAATAATATCGACTTTGGATGCCTCGACCCCGAGAGAGTTGGTTCAGGTTTGTCGAACAGCGGCAAAGACAAGGTTAGTTGCCGCTATCGAGTTTGTGAGAGATTTGAAAAGTGAACATGTCAATTCCTTCTGGTACCCGAATTCTACGGGGAATTTCATGTTGATCGGTACTTTTGCCACCCTATTGTATGTCACGTCAGGAAACAAAGATGAGGCTCTGGTTTTCAGAGACCTACTGAGAAATTACATATGGATACTGAAAGTTGGCTACAAATCTTTTGAGAAATTGAGGAATGCCTTGGAAAACATGCACATGCTGTTGGCTCAGATCCCAGGTTTGTTAACGGATGAGTTACCACAAGACTTTGTACCACCAAAATCGCGTTCGCAGATGTTTAGGgcacaacaacaaatgTTAAACTCGTATCCAAGTGCCTCCCCAGCGATTACAGATCAAGGATCTGCCTCACCATTAACTGGTCAACCGCGGAGTAAtgttgcaacagatgtATTACAGAGCATGTCCAATCTGCAATCAAATTCACCCTTAAACTCGCTCCCAGACCGTAGTCCGCACCAAAATGTTAGTGGCCCGATAAATCAAATGTCACCTCATTCTGCGACCAAGACGCCAACACAGGGGAACTTAAATGTGACTCCAGGTGATGCAGTGAACGGTCCCACGTATACGGTGGATAGAGAGGAGGACACGCGATCTGTGACCAGTGCACAGGCCACACCATACCTCCACTATTCTCCGAACCAACGAAGCCAAATATCAAGCAGCAATAACACTCCAAGAAATGAAAGTACGAACAATTTCGATTTTAGAGATAAGAGTGGTACTACAATGACGCCTCGAAATGTTGCAGGAAAGAGCCCCTTAGTGAAGAGCACCACCAACACAGAAAGACCAGACGGAAGCGAAAAGGACGAGATATATCCTCAAGACGGAGATTTCGATGCCAACACAAATAATTGA
- the PRP40 gene encoding snoRNA-splicing protein PRP40 (similar to Saccharomyces cerevisiae PRP40 (YKL012W); ancestral locus Anc_2.649): MGKWEQARDPQGRVYYFNRETRKSQWEKPAEWEVTDDGAVAAGGAPTKKVEKATQGSSGEPVKGTWKSAKTKDGKVYFYNSATGKSSWTLPAGVQLEVAPKETATTESPRGAVEDSTSYDKPAHVKAVADKVPSDGSNLQTPSQQPFGKYDNQSVLLRVETSDRNVAEREFLAMLRDNQVDATWSFSKIVNEIGIQDPRYWLVTDDPLWKQQVFEKYLSSRTKEQLMKEHSEVSKFQAAFLKMLAGRKEIKSYTRWATARRILSEEPIYKHSVVSESIKRQTFLEYVEGLKKQRELEIERDKEQARTELRDYLNGVAFSPNDGSLLSWQQLLQNYLFENNKRFVANKHFVVLTHEDVLKEYLDIVDTYETKLRDALKEEKENQYTQDRMARDRFKKLLTRVDKQIKANTRWGDFYNTIKADPAFLGLVGRNGSSPLDLFLDKVEEKIVALRAQRSVAEHVLINSEYAGLDLSQLLEKRELVEALLARDLRLSDVERHNIPLIVDEMIKVRSEKLEQEKRTTKVSFKKFLQTRIVGKQEITIDWTHMQTQLTGAKEFTQLDDATKETIFNDFKTEFNASVKRTKRISDTQAGSRKRPLEKTGIVLDY, encoded by the coding sequence ATGGGCAAATGGGAGCAGGCTAGGGACCCGCAGGGCCGGGTTTACTACTTTAACCGTGAGACGAGGAAGTCGCAGTGGGAGAAGCCTGCAGAATGGGAGGTCACAGATGATGGTGCCGTTGCTGCTGGCGGGGCTCCAACGAAGAAGGTTGAGAAGGCGACGCAGGGGAGCAGTGGCGAGCCAGTGAAGGGTACTTGGAAGAGTGCTAAGACGAAGGATGGGAAAGTGTACTTTTACAATTCGGCTACTGGGAAGTCCAGTTGGACGCTCCCTGCCGGTGTACAACTCGAAGTGGCTCCCAAGGAGACTGCCACGACGGAGTCTCCGAGGGGAGCAGTAGAAGATTCTACTAGTTACGACAAACCTGCACATGTGAAAGCTGTAGCTGATAAGGTGCCCAGTGATGGGTCGAACTTGCAAACGCCCTCGCAGCAACCGTTTGGCAAGTACGATAACCAGTCTGTATTGCTTAGAGTGGAAACTAGCGATAGGAACGTCGCAGAGAGGGAGTTCTTGGCAATGCTCCGAGATAATCAGGTCGACGCAACTTGGTCCTTCAGCAAGATTGTCAATGAGATCGGAATCCAAGACCCGAGGTATTGGCTCGTTACAGATGACCCGCTATGGAAGCAGCAAGTATTCGAAAAGTATCTGAGTAGCAGAACAAAGGAGCAGTTGATGAAGGAGCACAGCGAGGTGAGTAAATTCCAAGCGGCGTTCCTCAAGATGCTGGCGGGAAGAAAAGAGATTAAGAGCTACACTAGGTGGGCGACAGCACGGAGAATTCTTTCCGAGGAACCAATTTACAAGCATTCCGTTGTGAGTGAGTCAATTAAGCGACAGACATTTCTTGAGTATGTTGAAGgtttgaagaagcaacGCGAGTTAGAAATTGAACGCGATAAGGAGCAAGCGAGGACCGAACTCCGGGACTACTTGAATGGTGTCGCCTTCTCTCCTAACGATGGATCGTTACTATCTTGGCAACAGTTACTACAGAACTACTTATTTGAGAACAATAAGCGGTTTGTTGCAAATAAGCATTTTGTCGTTTTGACCCATGAGgatgttttgaaggaatACCTGGATATAGTGGACACGTACGAAACAAAATTGCGGgacgctttgaaggaagaaaaggagaaTCAGTACACTCAAGATAGGATGGCAAGAGACCGGTTCAAAAAACTGTTGACCAGGGTCGACAAGCAGATCAAGGCAAACACGCGATGGGGGGACTTTTATAACACTATCAAGGCAGACCCTGCATTTTTAGGATTGGTAGGGAGGAATGGATCCTCACCATTAGACTTATTCCTAGATAAAGTGGAGGAGAAAATAGTCGCTCTTCGAGCACAGAGGTCTGTTGCGGAACACGTTTTGATCAATAGCGAGTATGCTGGTTTAGATCTGTCGCAATTACTGGAGAAACGGGAATTGGTTGAGGCTTTGCTTGCCCGAGATTTGCGTCTATCTGATGTGGAGCGCCATAACATACCATTGATTGTGGATGAGATGATCAAAGTAAGGAGTGAGAAGTTGGAGCAAGAAAAACGAACCACGAAGGTgtcgttcaagaaattTTTGCAAACTCGCATTGTGGGAAAACAAGAGATTACTATTGATTGGACACACATGCAAACCCAACTAACAGGTGCCAAAGAGTTCACCCAGTTGGACGATGCCACGAAGGAAACCATATTCAACGATTTCAAAACGGAATTCAATGCCTCAGTGAAGAGGACCAAGCGGATAAGTGATACCCAAGCGGGGTCTCGGAAGCGTCCTCTTGAGAAGACAGGCATTGTCTTGGATTACTAG
- the INA22 gene encoding Ina22p (similar to Saccharomyces cerevisiae YIR024C; ancestral locus Anc_2.652), which translates to MLRCVGGWGRNLGRSGVLLRTDGGPFRGFTRNIGQVTTDLENIGPKDQPKGKPPASKVDRSLLKTVVWVVIFGSILTHVVDKEKQVEDMERRYNLKIQILENLISRAKTGESVNTTEELKLVNKLFVKDKSLSVEEVKGELERSKLPQDDHSAEVQNEESLEDIWNDILRDINSEPRETSKKQSNKTRQPTTQPDIIKDRALLAEIAQKEEEYVSYSPTFDKHTIVEDPGSFAKAAKDTNVNKFL; encoded by the coding sequence ATGTTACGATGTGTTGGAGGATGGGGGAGGAATTTGGGCCGGTCAGGGGTTCTGTTGCGCACTGATGGTGGCCCATTCAGGGGATTTACGAGGAATATTGGGCAAGTGACTACCGATCTCGAGAACATCGGTCCAAAGGATCAGCCCAAGGGTAAACCCCCAGCTAGTAAAGTGGATCGGTCGCTGCTCAAGACGGTCGTATGGGTTGTTATATTTGGTTCTATCTTGACACACGTTGTCGATAAGGAGAAACAAGTCGAGGATATGGAGAGGAGGTATAATTTAAAGATTCAGATATTGGAGAACCTGATATCCAGGGCTAAGACTGGCGAGTCTGTCAACACTACAGAGGAACTAAAACTTGTCAATAAGCTCTTTGTAAAGGATAAATCTTTGAGCGTAGAGGAGGTGAAGGGAGAACTCGAAAGATCAAAACTTCCTCAAGACGACCATAGCGCAGAGGTTCAAAATGAGGAGTCCCTCGAGGATATTTGGAACGATATCTTAAGGGATATAAATAGTGAGCCGAGAGAAACTTCCAAGAAACAGTCAAATAAGACTAGACAGCCTACTACGCAACCAGATATAATTAAGGATAGAGCACTACTGGCCGAGATAGCAcagaaggaggaggagtACGTTAGTTATTCACCCACCTTTGACAAACATACAATAGTGGAAGATCCCGGAAGCTTCGCCAAAGCTGCAAAGGATACAAATGTAAACAAATTCTTATAA